Proteins from a single region of bacterium:
- a CDS encoding pyridoxal phosphate-dependent aminotransferase: protein MRQPSERSRNIPPFIVMDVLERAQKMERAGRTVIHMEVGEPDFDTPEVIRMAAAEALERGETNYTHSLGLLELREAISEHYDRRYSVRVDPDCILVTSGTSPALFLAFAALLEQGEVVVMNDPHYACYPNFVSFLGGRPLFSPVHAVDGFMPDVREMARQVTSDTAAILINSPGNPTGAVWPGESLGQIAQLGVPVISDEIYHGLVYGTREQSILEFTDEAFVLNGFSKLYAMTGWRLGYVIAPRRFIRPMQKIQQNFFISAAAFVQKAGIAALTQAGGEVAEMVRVYDERRQLLVKGIREIGLPVPVDPQGAFYVLVDARQLGADSYKLAFDILERTGVAVTPGIDFGPGAEGHLRFSYANSSENLTEGLRRLSKYVKEVTCEAIQEPV, encoded by the coding sequence ATGCGGCAGCCGTCAGAGAGATCGAGGAACATCCCCCCCTTTATCGTCATGGATGTCCTGGAAAGGGCCCAGAAGATGGAGCGGGCCGGGAGAACTGTCATTCACATGGAGGTGGGCGAACCTGATTTCGATACCCCCGAGGTTATCCGGATGGCGGCGGCGGAAGCGCTGGAGAGGGGGGAGACCAACTATACCCACAGCCTGGGGCTCCTGGAACTGAGGGAGGCCATAAGCGAGCATTACGATCGCAGGTACAGTGTGCGGGTGGACCCGGACTGTATCCTCGTCACTTCGGGGACCTCTCCCGCGCTGTTCCTTGCTTTTGCGGCCTTATTGGAGCAAGGGGAGGTGGTGGTGATGAACGATCCCCATTACGCATGTTACCCCAACTTCGTATCGTTTCTCGGGGGACGCCCCCTTTTCTCCCCGGTCCATGCGGTGGATGGTTTCATGCCGGATGTTCGGGAGATGGCCCGTCAGGTGACGTCCGACACCGCGGCGATACTCATCAACTCGCCGGGCAACCCCACGGGAGCTGTCTGGCCCGGTGAGAGCCTCGGGCAGATCGCTCAACTCGGGGTACCGGTAATCTCTGACGAGATCTACCACGGCCTTGTGTATGGGACCAGGGAGCAGAGCATCCTCGAGTTTACGGATGAGGCGTTCGTCCTCAACGGCTTTTCCAAGCTTTACGCCATGACCGGGTGGAGGCTCGGATACGTTATTGCTCCTCGCCGGTTTATCCGCCCCATGCAGAAGATCCAGCAGAACTTTTTCATCTCTGCAGCGGCCTTTGTCCAGAAGGCCGGGATCGCGGCCTTGACCCAGGCCGGTGGGGAAGTGGCGGAGATGGTCCGGGTCTACGACGAAAGGCGGCAGCTGCTCGTGAAAGGGATCCGGGAGATCGGTCTGCCGGTTCCTGTGGACCCGCAGGGTGCGTTTTATGTGCTGGTGGATGCGAGGCAATTGGGTGCGGATTCCTACAAACTGGCTTTCGATATACTCGAGCGGACGGGTGTGGCTGTGACGCCGGGGATCGATTTCGGCCCTGGGGCGGAAGGCCACCTGCGTTTTTCCTACGCCAACTCCAGTGAAAACCTTACGGAAGGCCTCCGCCGCCTGTCAAAATATGTGAAGGAGGTTACCTGTGAAGCAATCCAGGAGCCTGTCTGA